In one Agathobacter rectalis ATCC 33656 genomic region, the following are encoded:
- the ltrA gene encoding group II intron reverse transcriptase/maturase produces MAENIENNGCSQRDNAEHEGYVKASRSFNRIWKERDSAQPRLLETILYKDNFNRAYKRVKANKGAPGIDGMTIEEALPYLKEHQQEITDRIYRGKYTPSPVRRVEIPKPDGGVRKLGIPTVIDRTLQQAITQQLVPIYEPLFADGSYGYRPNRSAKDAILKVKEYAEQGYTFAVVLDLSKYFDTLNHEILINLLRKNVKDERVVQLIKRYLKSGVMENGVVIDTEEGSPQGGNLSPLLANIYLNEFDQEYLKRGVPCIRYADDIVLLAKSKRASERLLESSTKYLEERLKLTVNREKSRTVSVFAIRNFKFLGFALGRNGKGIYVRVHPKSWKKFKSRLKELSSRKRCQSIKPSLEKIKVYARGWLNYYGIASMKSNIDDINGWLYHRIRMCIWKQWKKPRTKYKNLVKLGIPEHYASTIANSRRKYWYISNNKAVIWALNKERLINSGFYDLATAYQSVHVNY; encoded by the coding sequence ATGGCAGAAAACATTGAAAACAATGGCTGTTCGCAAAGAGATAATGCGGAACATGAAGGGTATGTGAAAGCGTCCAGGTCATTCAATCGGATATGGAAAGAAAGAGACAGTGCACAGCCGAGACTTTTGGAAACGATACTGTATAAAGACAACTTTAACAGAGCGTATAAGAGAGTTAAGGCAAACAAGGGAGCGCCGGGAATTGATGGCATGACCATTGAAGAGGCTCTTCCATATCTAAAGGAACATCAACAAGAGATAACTGACCGCATTTATCGTGGAAAGTATACTCCGTCTCCAGTAAGACGAGTTGAAATTCCCAAACCAGATGGTGGTGTGCGAAAGCTTGGCATACCAACAGTGATAGACCGTACACTTCAACAGGCAATAACCCAACAGTTAGTGCCAATCTATGAACCGCTGTTTGCAGATGGTAGCTATGGCTATCGTCCGAACAGAAGTGCAAAAGATGCAATACTTAAGGTTAAGGAGTATGCAGAACAAGGCTATACATTCGCTGTAGTCCTTGACTTGTCAAAGTACTTCGATACTCTTAATCACGAAATTCTCATCAATCTTCTACGAAAGAATGTAAAAGATGAACGTGTAGTACAGTTGATAAAGCGCTATCTGAAAAGCGGTGTAATGGAAAACGGAGTGGTCATTGACACAGAGGAAGGCTCACCACAAGGTGGAAATCTATCACCATTGCTGGCAAACATCTACCTCAATGAGTTCGACCAGGAATACCTGAAAAGAGGTGTTCCATGCATAAGATATGCAGATGACATCGTGCTTCTTGCAAAGAGCAAGCGAGCATCAGAGAGACTCTTGGAAAGCAGTACAAAATATCTTGAGGAGAGGCTGAAACTTACAGTCAACCGAGAAAAGAGCCGTACAGTCAGCGTGTTTGCAATCCGAAATTTTAAATTCCTTGGCTTTGCATTGGGAAGGAACGGAAAAGGCATATATGTCCGAGTTCATCCGAAGTCATGGAAGAAGTTTAAGTCCAGACTGAAGGAGTTATCTTCCCGTAAGCGATGTCAGTCAATCAAGCCAAGCCTTGAGAAAATCAAAGTATATGCAAGGGGATGGCTTAACTACTACGGAATTGCAAGTATGAAGAGCAACATAGATGACATCAACGGATGGCTCTATCACAGAATACGCATGTGTATATGGAAACAGTGGAAGAAACCTAGAACGAAATATAAAAATCTAGTCAAACTTGGAATCCCAGAACACTATGCGTCAACAATAGCAAACAGTCGCAGAAAGTATTGGTATATCAGCAATAACAAAGCTGTGATTTGGGCGCTGAATAAAGAAAGACTGATAAACAGTGGCTTTTACGATTTAGCCACAGCCTATCAGTCTGTGCACGTCAACTATT